The Desulfomicrobium orale DSM 12838 genome includes a window with the following:
- a CDS encoding permease — MSHATSTMSHAGTPTGGTFRAVAAVIFIFAGLLVLPVGAASGPYRTLSIMFTSIVLEALPFMLLGALVGGLIEAFVSRERMASLLPKRGLTAICVAAGLGIVFPVCECAVVPVVRRLLSKGLPFGAGIAYLLAGPIVNPIVAASTALAYGFEWKIMAMRLGLGYAVAVTAALVLNRLFPGKSALHDGLEHIAPQPCSCGCEAPLQHFSQVTNAVVRPSFASRLGQALRHGTADFLGVAQYLIVGAFVAAVAQAFVDRSLLLGLASLPALSILAMTALAVALNLCSESDAFIAASFSGLMPPAAQMAFMLTGPMFDLKLLLMYQAVFRKRVIAVLAGLVLLLTVSASMSLLVLEGWS, encoded by the coding sequence ATGTCACATGCCACTTCGACAATGTCTCATGCGGGCACCCCGACCGGCGGCACTTTCCGCGCCGTGGCCGCCGTGATCTTCATCTTCGCCGGGCTTCTGGTTCTGCCTGTGGGAGCGGCCTCCGGGCCATACCGCACCCTGTCCATCATGTTCACCAGTATCGTGCTGGAGGCCCTGCCCTTCATGCTGCTCGGCGCTCTGGTCGGGGGGCTCATCGAAGCCTTTGTCAGCCGGGAACGCATGGCCTCCCTGCTGCCCAAACGGGGACTGACCGCCATCTGCGTCGCCGCCGGGCTCGGCATTGTCTTTCCGGTCTGCGAATGCGCGGTAGTACCGGTCGTACGCAGGCTTCTCAGCAAAGGGCTGCCCTTCGGGGCCGGCATCGCCTATCTGCTGGCCGGCCCCATCGTGAACCCCATTGTCGCCGCATCCACGGCCCTGGCTTACGGGTTTGAATGGAAAATCATGGCGATGCGCCTGGGTCTGGGCTATGCCGTCGCCGTGACCGCAGCCCTTGTGCTGAACCGCCTGTTTCCGGGCAAAAGCGCACTGCACGACGGACTGGAGCACATCGCGCCCCAGCCCTGCTCCTGCGGATGCGAGGCCCCCTTGCAGCACTTCTCGCAGGTCACGAACGCCGTGGTCCGGCCATCCTTCGCCTCCCGGCTGGGACAGGCGCTGCGCCACGGCACCGCCGACTTTCTGGGCGTGGCCCAGTACCTGATTGTCGGTGCATTCGTGGCCGCCGTAGCTCAGGCCTTTGTGGACAGATCCCTGCTGCTCGGGCTGGCGTCCCTGCCCGCCCTGTCCATCCTGGCCATGACGGCGCTGGCCGTGGCCCTGAATCTCTGCTCCGAATCCGACGCCTTCATCGCCGCATCCTTTTCCGGGCTCATGCCTCCGGCCGCACAAATGGCCTTCATGCTCACCGGCCCCATGTTTGATCTGAAGCTGCTGCTCATGTATCAGGCGGTTTTCCGCAAACGGGTCATCGCGGTACTGGCAGGACTTGTGCTTCTGCTGACGGTGAGCGCGTCCATGAGCCTTTTGGTACTGGAGGGCTGGTCATGA
- a CDS encoding TIGR03943 family putative permease subunit has protein sequence MTPLARLKNACTSGRFTAGFVFTAWSVALIMILGTNRIRLFLRPEFSWLLGMGAVIALAFMLASIRRPAPVPFLRATILLLPLLHMAVTDSILGGDVFANRFLGVDVGTEEGFSGQSFPDSSTHTPDAVSDRAISEAFANAGLEPLPNPDEPLTALDLLRSPGEYAGKEVTLLGLLYRNPDLERYFGAGRTVALYRFLITCCAADAMPLTVALDMKETPDLPSEQWVRVEGTFELLPHEDKTVPLIRVTRMTNVDPPASPYLY, from the coding sequence ATGACGCCCCTTGCACGGCTCAAAAACGCATGCACAAGCGGAAGGTTCACGGCCGGTTTTGTCTTCACAGCCTGGAGCGTGGCCCTGATCATGATTCTTGGCACAAACCGCATCCGGCTGTTTCTGCGCCCCGAATTCTCCTGGCTGCTGGGCATGGGGGCGGTCATCGCCCTGGCCTTCATGCTCGCCAGCATCAGACGGCCCGCGCCCGTGCCCTTTCTGCGCGCCACGATTCTGCTGCTGCCCCTGCTGCACATGGCCGTGACGGATTCCATTCTGGGAGGAGATGTCTTCGCCAACCGGTTTCTGGGTGTGGATGTCGGTACGGAGGAAGGCTTCAGCGGACAATCCTTCCCGGATTCTTCCACGCACACGCCCGACGCGGTATCGGACCGGGCCATCAGCGAAGCCTTCGCCAATGCGGGTCTGGAGCCGCTCCCCAATCCGGACGAACCGCTTACGGCCCTCGACCTGCTGCGTTCGCCGGGGGAATACGCGGGAAAAGAAGTGACCCTGCTCGGCCTCTTGTACCGTAACCCCGATCTGGAACGCTATTTCGGGGCCGGCCGCACCGTGGCTTTGTACCGCTTTCTGATCACGTGCTGCGCGGCGGACGCCATGCCGCTGACCGTGGCTCTGGATATGAAGGAAACTCCGGACCTGCCGTCGGAACAGTGGGTGCGGGTCGAAGGCACCTTTGAATTGCTGCCCCATGAAGACAAGACTGTTCCGCTGATCCGGGTGACCCGGATGACGAACGTGGACCCGCCAGCCAGCCCCTATCTGTACTGA
- a CDS encoding lysozyme inhibitor LprI family protein, which translates to MRVLPTVFLLLLLFSSAAFAEERHSLSEMEKKAVALMKDTFKASEEAEISMGRAGAMEVLENGLAEADLLLNAAYRETMRNLKNRDPHLAELLLKDQRAWLRFVESFCERAQSGFGEGGTMYINMGLAAKLRFFVQRIGYLRVINRNTIG; encoded by the coding sequence ATGCGCGTGCTTCCCACCGTGTTTCTTTTACTGCTGCTCTTTTCATCCGCGGCTTTTGCTGAAGAGCGCCACTCTCTTTCCGAAATGGAGAAAAAAGCCGTCGCGCTCATGAAAGACACTTTCAAAGCCAGCGAAGAAGCCGAAATATCCATGGGGCGCGCAGGGGCAATGGAGGTACTGGAAAATGGCTTGGCCGAAGCCGATCTTCTCCTGAACGCGGCCTACAGGGAAACCATGCGCAACCTGAAAAACAGGGACCCGCACCTGGCGGAACTGCTGCTCAAGGACCAGCGCGCATGGCTCAGATTTGTGGAATCCTTCTGTGAACGGGCGCAAAGCGGCTTCGGCGAGGGCGGCACCATGTACATCAATATGGGACTTGCCGCGAAACTCCGCTTCTTTGTCCAGCGCATCGGCTATCTGCGCGTCATCAACAGGAACACGATCGGGTAA
- a CDS encoding ABC transporter substrate-binding protein, giving the protein MAQEKGFFKARGLDVEFVAPSNPNDPPKLVAAGKADLAVSYQHQHQMQVAEGLPLTRIATLVATPLNSLVVLADGPVKSIADLKGKTIGYSVGGFETALLKVMLAQEGLELDNVKLVNVNFSLSPSLFTGQTDAVIGAFRNFELNQMDIEKRPGRAFFVEEHGVPAYDELILVANAQNTRNPKLRRFVDALEEGAQYLINHPEESWRLFVSNGRENLDDELNRRAWKDTLPRFALRPGALDKNRYTRFAEFLKKEGIVKSVPPLDTWAVELP; this is encoded by the coding sequence GTGGCCCAGGAAAAAGGCTTCTTCAAGGCCAGAGGACTGGACGTGGAGTTTGTCGCCCCCTCCAATCCCAACGATCCGCCCAAACTCGTGGCCGCGGGCAAGGCCGATCTGGCCGTATCCTACCAGCATCAGCACCAGATGCAGGTGGCCGAGGGGCTTCCCCTGACCCGCATCGCCACACTGGTGGCCACGCCGCTCAACTCTCTGGTGGTGCTGGCGGACGGCCCGGTCAAATCCATCGCCGACCTGAAAGGCAAGACCATCGGCTACTCTGTGGGCGGCTTTGAAACCGCTCTGCTCAAGGTGATGCTGGCCCAGGAAGGGCTTGAGCTGGACAACGTGAAACTGGTCAACGTCAATTTTTCTCTGTCGCCGTCCCTTTTCACCGGCCAGACAGACGCGGTCATCGGCGCGTTCCGCAATTTCGAGCTGAATCAGATGGATATCGAGAAACGGCCGGGGCGGGCCTTTTTCGTGGAAGAACATGGTGTTCCGGCCTATGATGAGCTGATCCTGGTGGCCAATGCCCAAAATACGCGGAACCCGAAGCTGCGCAGATTCGTGGATGCTCTGGAAGAAGGCGCGCAGTATCTGATAAACCACCCGGAAGAATCGTGGAGACTTTTCGTGAGTAACGGACGGGAAAACCTGGATGATGAACTGAACCGCCGGGCCTGGAAAGACACTCTGCCGCGCTTCGCCCTGCGGCCTGGAGCTCTGGACAAAAACCGCTATACCCGCTTCGCCGAATTCCTGAAGAAGGAAGGCATCGTAAAGAGTGTCCCACCTCTGGATACGTGGGCGGTGGAACTGCCCTGA
- the truA gene encoding tRNA pseudouridine(38-40) synthase TruA, which produces MARIRLTVAYVGTRYHGWQIQKNGPSIQEALETRISCICGVPVRVHGSGRTDAGVHATGQVAHFDAPDGNAIPWQKALNSMLPEDIAVVDARAAEPGFHARFSAVSKRYAYTLWTDPRFVLPQRAPFVWSVRGLNLEAMDRAAALLAGTHDFASFQNAGTELKTTIRTLEPIIRVPGLCSGEWILHFQADGFLKQMVRNLTAFLVEVGRGRLCPEDGPRLFRTRDRRLAPATAPPQGLCLEEVFYGEPPV; this is translated from the coding sequence ATGGCGCGCATTCGTCTGACCGTGGCCTATGTGGGCACCCGCTACCACGGCTGGCAGATTCAGAAAAACGGTCCAAGCATTCAGGAAGCGTTGGAGACACGGATTTCATGTATCTGCGGCGTACCCGTACGAGTGCACGGATCCGGTCGGACCGACGCCGGGGTCCACGCCACAGGGCAGGTGGCGCACTTCGACGCCCCGGATGGCAATGCCATCCCTTGGCAAAAGGCGCTCAATTCCATGCTTCCCGAAGACATCGCCGTTGTCGATGCGCGGGCTGCCGAGCCTGGGTTCCACGCTCGGTTTTCCGCAGTATCCAAACGCTACGCCTACACGCTGTGGACCGACCCCCGGTTCGTCCTGCCCCAGCGGGCCCCTTTCGTCTGGTCTGTGCGCGGCCTGAATCTGGAAGCGATGGACCGTGCCGCCGCGCTTCTGGCCGGAACGCACGACTTTGCCTCCTTTCAGAACGCGGGAACAGAACTCAAGACCACCATCCGCACGTTGGAGCCGATCATTCGTGTCCCGGGCCTCTGTTCGGGAGAATGGATACTGCACTTTCAGGCTGACGGTTTTTTGAAGCAGATGGTCCGGAATCTGACCGCGTTTCTGGTGGAGGTAGGGCGTGGCAGGCTTTGCCCTGAAGACGGGCCACGCCTTTTTCGGACCCGCGATCGCAGGTTGGCTCCGGCTACGGCTCCGCCGCAGGGGTTGTGTCTGGAGGAAGTTTTTTACGGAGAGCCGCCAGTCTGA
- a CDS encoding MotE family protein, with protein MNSTNPQCCVSAVRPARLVQAVMALTLVKLAAVVFLWMPGQKVQDTALPPIVPQALAASPAQDGNSSMQPPEQPEVSSSPAASTRDISARELEVRKREAELKTMEAELEAKLESLRAMEVKMQNLIKSAEDMQDEKMQHLVDVYSNMKPKQAAQVLENLEESIAVKILAGMSGRKAGEVLSSVRADRAAKLSEALTRLQTGGN; from the coding sequence ATGAATTCGACGAATCCGCAATGCTGCGTTTCGGCCGTGCGTCCGGCTAGACTGGTGCAGGCCGTGATGGCCCTGACTCTGGTCAAGCTGGCAGCGGTGGTTTTCCTGTGGATGCCCGGGCAAAAAGTCCAGGATACGGCTTTGCCTCCCATTGTGCCTCAAGCCTTGGCCGCAAGTCCGGCTCAGGATGGAAACAGTTCCATGCAGCCGCCGGAGCAACCCGAGGTCTCATCTTCTCCGGCGGCTTCAACGAGGGATATCTCAGCCAGAGAGCTGGAAGTGCGTAAGCGTGAGGCGGAGTTGAAAACCATGGAGGCGGAGCTGGAGGCCAAGCTCGAAAGTTTGCGGGCCATGGAAGTGAAGATGCAGAATCTGATCAAATCCGCCGAAGATATGCAGGATGAAAAGATGCAGCATCTGGTGGATGTCTATTCCAACATGAAGCCCAAGCAGGCTGCTCAGGTGCTGGAAAATCTGGAGGAATCCATTGCCGTCAAAATTCTGGCTGGTATGAGCGGGCGAAAGGCCGGAGAGGTTCTGTCTTCGGTCCGGGCCGACCGCGCGGCCAAGCTTTCGGAGGCCCTGACCCGCCTGCAGACCGGCGGAAACTGA
- the fliJ gene encoding flagellar export protein FliJ codes for MTLALIFTMSRPFHFSLEKVLEYRKQIEDQARLAFSRAQVSEREQRRTLERLQEELEKCLEGMPRSGRTNPQELWLWAEWRRHLEVDTKAAEAELGRRERLLDSCRRELVARATERKLLEKLRHRQEHRHALKEQQREQNEFDESAMLRFGRASG; via the coding sequence ATGACCCTTGCTTTAATATTCACCATGTCCCGTCCATTTCATTTTTCTCTGGAAAAGGTTCTCGAATACCGCAAGCAGATCGAAGATCAGGCCCGTCTGGCATTCAGCCGGGCGCAAGTCTCGGAGCGGGAGCAACGCCGGACATTGGAGCGCTTGCAGGAGGAACTTGAAAAATGTCTGGAGGGAATGCCCCGGTCCGGGCGGACGAATCCGCAGGAGTTGTGGCTGTGGGCGGAATGGCGGCGGCATCTGGAAGTGGATACGAAAGCGGCTGAGGCGGAGCTTGGCAGGCGGGAGCGACTGCTTGATTCCTGCCGCCGGGAACTGGTGGCGCGGGCCACGGAACGCAAACTTCTGGAGAAGCTCCGTCACAGACAGGAGCACAGGCATGCCCTGAAAGAACAGCAGAGGGAACAGAATGAATTCGACGAATCCGCAATGCTGCGTTTCGGCCGTGCGTCCGGCTAG
- a CDS encoding RHS repeat-associated core domain-containing protein: MVFNQDFDRRYQVTRMNGGASDRRYTRDKNGRVTGITNVRTPSLAGLNAALGYAGKSNRLEKISGAGAGKYAYDANGNTVSDGRHTFAYDALNRLVSVSVKNKVTARYTYDAWNRRTSKTAGGRTVHYHYDQDSRLIGESLANGTVLREYVYLHGEPVALLEYETQPGWYFYVTDHLGTPQQLVDAQGTVVWQAAYLPYGEAKVLTATVQNNLRFPGQYFDAETGLHYNWNRYYSPKTGRYTTADPIGLAGGMNVYAYVGGNPVNAVDVEGLWAKNNYNEPILIKPEYGPPEWLAPGECYNDDIDGVKPPAWGGDWYKVKGNDKYKTNVTIDKWGFPTPSGDFEGLGGTNFPDLGASTDPLPGRKRSGFENRHHEWKLRK, from the coding sequence ATGGTCTTCAACCAGGACTTTGACCGGCGCTATCAGGTCACCCGCATGAACGGCGGGGCCTCGGACCGGCGCTACACCCGGGACAAGAACGGCCGGGTCACGGGCATCACAAACGTGCGCACGCCAAGCCTTGCCGGGCTGAACGCGGCTCTGGGCTATGCGGGGAAAAGCAACCGGCTGGAGAAGATCAGCGGCGCGGGAGCGGGCAAATACGCCTATGACGCCAACGGCAATACTGTTTCCGACGGCAGACACACCTTCGCTTATGACGCCCTGAACCGCTTGGTCTCCGTGTCCGTGAAGAACAAGGTGACGGCCCGGTACACCTATGACGCCTGGAACCGCCGGACCAGCAAGACTGCCGGCGGGCGGACCGTGCATTACCATTATGATCAGGACAGCCGGCTCATCGGGGAAAGTCTTGCCAACGGCACCGTGCTGCGGGAATATGTGTACCTGCACGGCGAGCCGGTGGCGCTGCTGGAATACGAAACCCAACCCGGCTGGTATTTTTACGTCACCGACCACCTGGGCACCCCGCAGCAGCTGGTGGACGCCCAAGGGACCGTGGTCTGGCAGGCAGCGTATCTGCCCTACGGCGAAGCCAAAGTGCTCACGGCCACAGTGCAGAACAACCTGCGCTTCCCCGGCCAGTACTTCGACGCCGAGACAGGCCTGCACTACAATTGGAACAGATACTATAGTCCAAAGACAGGGAGATATACTACCGCTGATCCCATTGGCCTGGCGGGCGGGATGAATGTATATGCATATGTCGGTGGGAATCCGGTGAATGCAGTGGATGTGGAAGGGTTGTGGGCGAAAAACAATTATAATGAACCTATACTAATAAAGCCAGAATACGGACCTCCTGAGTGGCTTGCTCCTGGTGAATGCTACAATGATGACATTGACGGGGTCAAACCACCAGCTTGGGGTGGCGATTGGTACAAAGTTAAGGGGAATGACAAGTATAAGACAAATGTTACAATAGACAAATGGGGTTTCCCCACACCATCTGGAGATTTTGAAGGATTAGGAGGTACTAATTTTCCAGACCTTGGAGCATCTACAGATCCACTTCCAGGACGAAAAAGGTCAGGATTTGAAAACCGACACCATGAGTGGAAGCTAAGAAAATGA
- the bamE gene encoding outer membrane protein assembly factor BamE domain-containing protein, translated as MSAKRIISWIIAISVFLLGIHFIWIYFFPIPKSNLTQSQIFAIKPGMSASQVILILGKPKLVKVYKKNDQGVNVFDYLYNFEEVTKTSNRCTWIFSTQNYLKKTLEIYINFLNQKVSGITIELHDLAIYSYENITEKPFIKNENLLSRYLAP; from the coding sequence ATGAGCGCTAAAAGAATCATATCTTGGATAATTGCAATCTCTGTCTTTCTTTTAGGAATACATTTTATATGGATTTACTTCTTTCCAATACCTAAGAGTAATCTAACACAATCACAAATATTTGCAATAAAGCCGGGAATGTCAGCAAGTCAGGTAATTTTAATACTTGGGAAGCCAAAGTTAGTTAAAGTTTATAAAAAAAATGACCAAGGTGTGAATGTTTTTGATTATTTATATAATTTTGAAGAGGTTACAAAAACATCTAATAGATGCACATGGATTTTTAGTACGCAAAATTATTTAAAGAAAACTTTAGAAATTTATATAAACTTTCTAAATCAAAAAGTTTCTGGAATAACAATTGAATTGCATGATTTAGCAATTTATTCATATGAAAATATTACTGAAAAACCATTTATCAAAAATGAAAATTTACTTTCTAGGTATTTAGCTCCATGA
- a CDS encoding DUF4279 domain-containing protein, whose amino-acid sequence MTQNKKSAAHVYTVELRFSGFLLEPSEISARLDLQPSNTFSQSQDQTITKKRRSYWAYNGQGEIGFQSEWTCLEDGLGFLLKSLYSRKAEIIAIARHFDGIWWCGHFQSSFDGGPILSPKLLIEIGSYGVPLSIDNYFSDE is encoded by the coding sequence ATGACTCAAAATAAAAAATCAGCAGCCCATGTCTACACAGTAGAGCTGCGATTCTCAGGATTTCTGTTGGAACCATCTGAAATTTCAGCTCGATTGGATTTGCAGCCAAGCAATACATTTAGTCAATCACAAGACCAGACAATCACAAAGAAGCGGCGCTCATACTGGGCATACAACGGACAAGGGGAGATAGGATTTCAATCCGAATGGACATGTCTGGAGGATGGATTGGGATTTCTTCTCAAAAGTCTGTATTCCAGAAAAGCTGAAATTATTGCCATTGCCCGTCATTTCGATGGGATTTGGTGGTGCGGTCACTTTCAATCCAGTTTTGATGGTGGTCCTATTCTGTCTCCGAAGTTGCTAATTGAAATAGGCAGCTATGGGGTTCCTCTCAGCATCGATAATTATTTCTCCGATGAATAG
- a CDS encoding RHS repeat domain-containing protein, giving the protein MNVTSTYQLDATGGVARVRSFTGPACNACGGNTGASYEYTAAQQISQVADAEGTVTAYTYDADGNMLTVTRTGIRNGVASSATITMTYTTLGRIASIDGPRTDVSDVTSFAYYPDAAAQGHNRGQLRTVTNALGQVTTFGDYTPLGRPRTITRPDGLVSTLTYDLQGNVLTTTAGNITTSFTYDDAGRLTSMIQPGNRTTRYNYTNGLLTSVSSPQKHKSFWAHDAKGRIRRQDIHTSAGARTFTLGQHYDKAGNLYALSYPGSAVERRYYDRAGRLVKSTDPSGVGTKYTYDALNRLLAVTRAGVASARHRYDLWDNLVAVTDARDHVTTRAYDDFGNVVQETAPDTGTSAFVYDLADNLTRRTDARGQAVTYAYDALNRPARMNWPGGSASFSYDQGGRLARIKDGTGQWSFVYNALGQLTSETRTMNGVVSKVRYGYSPSAGNMNALVYPNGHILRFGYDPADQIISMTLDHQPLISSISYLPFGPVKSFRAGNMAFNRAYDQRYQVTRMNGGSSDRRYTRDKNGRVTGITNVRTPSLAGLNATLDYATENNRLQSVIGANAGTYIYDANGNTLSDGRHAFTYDALNRLVSVSVQNTVKTRYTYDAWNRRTSKTAGGRTVHYHYDQDSRLIGESLANGTVLREYVYLRGEPVALLEYETRPGWYFYVTDHLGTPQQLVDAQGTVVWQAACLPYGETKVLKATVQNNLRFPGQYFDAETGLHYNWNRYYNPKTGRYITADPIGLAGGMNLYAYVGGNPVNAVDPWGLWVGIDDAVFAGGGAAIGILGRGVGDLLTWNLSPWEDYVGAAAGGAIAGETLLYTANPFLAGAAGGLVSNLSSQSLKNILGEQCGYDVGSAVFDTGFGALTGFIPGRPRITGINAGRGSDLQVFRQMVTKAKAGTISRMEPATALKMGRGAFYQYAVGQGAAAGTVGSHIYGNLTH; this is encoded by the coding sequence ATGAACGTGACCTCCACCTACCAGCTCGACGCCACCGGCGGCGTGGCGCGGGTCAGGTCTTTCACCGGCCCGGCCTGCAACGCCTGCGGCGGGAACACGGGCGCGAGCTACGAGTACACGGCCGCCCAGCAGATCAGCCAGGTCGCGGACGCGGAAGGCACGGTCACGGCGTACACCTACGACGCGGACGGCAACATGCTGACCGTGACCCGGACCGGCATCAGAAACGGGGTGGCGTCCAGCGCCACCATCACCATGACCTACACGACCCTGGGGCGGATCGCGTCCATCGACGGCCCGCGCACGGACGTGAGCGACGTGACCAGCTTCGCCTACTACCCCGACGCGGCGGCGCAGGGGCACAACCGCGGCCAGCTGCGCACCGTGACCAACGCTCTGGGCCAGGTCACGACCTTTGGCGACTACACGCCTCTGGGCAGACCGCGCACCATCACCCGCCCGGACGGCCTGGTGAGCACTTTGACGTACGATCTGCAGGGCAATGTGCTGACCACCACGGCGGGCAACATCACCACCAGCTTCACCTACGACGACGCCGGCCGGCTGACGAGCATGATCCAGCCCGGCAACCGGACCACGCGCTACAATTATACCAACGGCCTGCTGACCTCGGTTTCCAGCCCGCAGAAACACAAGAGTTTCTGGGCCCATGACGCCAAGGGCCGGATCCGGCGGCAGGACATCCATACTTCCGCCGGAGCGAGGACCTTCACTCTGGGGCAGCACTATGACAAGGCCGGAAACCTCTACGCCCTGTCCTATCCCGGCAGCGCCGTGGAGCGGCGTTACTACGACCGGGCGGGAAGACTGGTGAAGTCCACGGACCCCTCCGGCGTGGGCACGAAGTACACCTACGACGCCCTGAACCGCCTGCTGGCCGTGACCCGTGCGGGAGTGGCCTCCGCCCGGCACAGGTACGACCTCTGGGACAACCTGGTGGCCGTGACCGACGCCCGCGACCACGTCACCACCCGCGCCTACGACGACTTCGGCAACGTGGTGCAGGAGACCGCCCCGGACACCGGAACGAGCGCCTTTGTCTATGATCTGGCGGACAACCTGACCCGCCGGACCGATGCCAGGGGGCAGGCCGTGACCTATGCCTACGACGCCCTGAACCGGCCCGCGCGCATGAACTGGCCCGGCGGGTCGGCGTCGTTCAGCTATGACCAGGGCGGCAGGCTCGCCCGTATCAAGGATGGCACAGGCCAGTGGAGCTTCGTGTACAACGCCCTGGGACAGCTGACCTCGGAAACCAGAACCATGAATGGGGTCGTGTCGAAGGTGCGCTACGGCTACAGCCCGTCCGCGGGCAACATGAACGCCCTGGTCTATCCCAACGGACACATCCTGCGTTTCGGCTATGACCCGGCGGACCAGATCATATCCATGACTCTGGATCATCAGCCGCTGATCAGCAGCATCAGCTACCTGCCCTTCGGGCCGGTCAAGAGCTTCAGGGCCGGCAACATGGCCTTCAACCGGGCTTACGACCAACGCTACCAGGTCACCCGCATGAACGGCGGGTCCTCGGACCGGCGCTACACCCGCGACAAAAACGGCCGGGTCACGGGCATCACAAACGTGCGCACGCCAAGCCTTGCCGGGCTGAACGCCACGCTGGACTACGCGACGGAGAACAACCGGCTGCAAAGCGTGATCGGGGCGAATGCTGGTACGTACATCTACGACGCCAACGGCAACACCCTTTCCGACGGCAGACACGCCTTCACGTATGACGCCCTGAACCGTCTGGTCTCCGTGTCCGTGCAGAACACGGTGAAGACCCGCTACACCTATGACGCCTGGAACCGCCGGACCAGCAAGACCGCTGGCGGACGGACCGTGCATTACCATTATGATCAGGACAGCCGGCTCATCGGCGAAAGCCTTGCCAACGGCACCGTGCTGCGGGAGTATGTGTACCTGCGCGGTGAGCCCGTGGCGCTGCTGGAATACGAGACCCGGCCCGGCTGGTATTTTTACGTCACCGACCACCTGGGCACGCCGCAGCAGCTGGTGGACGCGCAAGGGACCGTGGTCTGGCAGGCCGCCTGCCTGCCTTACGGCGAGACCAAAGTGCTCAAGGCCACAGTGCAGAACAACCTGCGCTTCCCCGGCCAGTACTTCGACGCCGAGACAGGCCTGCACTACAACTGGAACAGGTATTACAACCCGAAGACAGGGAGATATATCACTGCTGATCCCATCGGCCTGGCGGGCGGGATGAACCTGTATGCGTATGTCGGCGGAAATCCGGTGAATGCAGTGGATCCATGGGGATTGTGGGTTGGTATTGACGACGCTGTCTTTGCTGGAGGTGGTGCAGCAATTGGCATACTGGGTCGCGGCGTTGGCGATTTGCTGACTTGGAATCTGAGCCCCTGGGAAGATTATGTTGGTGCCGCGGCCGGCGGTGCGATAGCAGGCGAGACTTTACTTTATACAGCCAATCCATTTTTGGCTGGAGCCGCTGGTGGCTTAGTGAGCAACCTTTCTTCACAGAGTTTGAAAAATATTTTGGGTGAGCAGTGCGGATATGATGTCGGCAGTGCAGTGTTTGACACAGGTTTTGGAGCCTTGACTGGATTCATACCAGGAAGGCCACGAATTACTGGCATCAACGCCGGTCGCGGAAGTGACTTGCAAGTATTTCGCCAAATGGTTACAAAAGCAAAAGCTGGAACTATATCAAGAATGGAACCTGCGACAGCACTCAAGATGGGACGCGGTGCATTTTATCAATACGCTGTTGGTCAGGGGGCTGCGGCAGGGACTGTGGGGTCACATATCTACGGTAATCTAACCCATTGA
- a CDS encoding DUF6531 domain-containing protein codes for MTRLFSYAILVLVSAFFLPFSATASSYPYISGHGVNFATGNKYVQETDVRLDGPVILSFTRTYNSQATENGVLGYGWSSPFTSERLVTEKTAIILIRGDGRHVRFHREKDGTYINQVGPRLTIMKTGTGFQLLQTNRDIHAYDTQGLLTGIALANGGTIMTDRAI; via the coding sequence ATGACTCGTCTTTTTTCATACGCGATACTTGTTCTTGTCTCTGCATTTTTCCTTCCCTTCTCCGCAACGGCCTCGTCCTATCCATACATATCCGGTCATGGCGTGAACTTCGCCACGGGCAACAAGTATGTGCAGGAAACAGATGTGCGTCTTGACGGCCCGGTGATCCTGTCCTTCACCCGGACATACAACAGCCAGGCCACGGAAAACGGCGTGCTCGGGTACGGATGGTCCTCGCCGTTCACCTCCGAAAGGCTGGTCACCGAAAAGACCGCCATCATCCTGATCCGCGGAGACGGCCGGCATGTCCGTTTCCACAGGGAAAAGGACGGCACCTACATAAACCAGGTTGGGCCGCGCCTGACCATCATGAAGACCGGAACGGGATTCCAGCTCCTCCAGACCAACCGCGACATCCACGCCTACGACACGCAGGGACTGCTCACAGGCATCGCTCTCGCAAACGGCGGAACCATTATGACCGACAGGGCCATCTGA